A portion of the Babylonia areolata isolate BAREFJ2019XMU chromosome 4, ASM4173473v1, whole genome shotgun sequence genome contains these proteins:
- the LOC143281405 gene encoding uncharacterized protein LOC143281405 has protein sequence MGNSLSSISVNPGLHLERSIQLRYLAFTDLAKAFDLVSRSGLFTLLKKKGCPPKLLAIVESFHKDMFSTYLGSTITSNLSLEPEINSRIAQTAEVMSKLHKTVWSNQNLTVNAKMQVFRACVLSTLLYSGETWTTYAAQEKRLNSFYLQCLIRILGIRWQDKIPNTEVLQRAGLPTVFAILS, from the exons ATGGGCAACAGCTTGTCTTCCATATCAGTCAACCCAGGCCTGCACCTGGAGAGGTCAATCCAGCTTCGCTACCTTGCCTTCACTGACCTGGCAAAGGCCTTTGATCTAGTGAGCAGGAGCGGACTGTTCACACTTCTGAAGAAGAAAGGCTGTCCCCCAAAATTACTGGCCATTGTCGAATCCTTTCACAAGGACATGTTCAGCACA TATCTGGGGTCGACAATAACTTCGAATCTTTCCCTCGAGCCAGAGATCAACTCAAGAATTGCGCAGACCGCCGAGGTCATGTCCAAACTTCACAAGACGGTGTGGTCAAACCAAAACTTGACGGTGAACGCTAAGATGCAGGTGTTCAGAGCTTGCGTTCTAAGCACCCTACTCTACTCGGGTGAAACATGGACCACATATGCCGCCCAAGAGAAGAGACTGAACAGTTTCTATCTCCAATGTCTCATACGCATTCttggaatccgatggcaggacaagatcccaaacaCTGAAGTGCTTCAGCGTGCAGGCTTGCCAACTGTCTTCGCCATTCTGAGTTAG